Within Halorussus sp. MSC15.2, the genomic segment TCTGGAAGTCCCGCGCTCGCATCCCGTTGACGGTCGTCCCGGGCGCGAGGCGGTTGAACGCCGGGAGGACCACCACGTCCGCGCCGCGGAACGTCTCCGGCCCGAACAGCAGACAGGGGTGGCGCTTCCCCTCGATTTCGATGGCGGGATGGTCGTGGCCGACGACGTAGCGGGCCGCCTCGGCCGCCGGTTCGGCGTGACCGTGGTGGACGACGGTGTCGCCGACGCGGTACTCGTCGCGCGGGGCAATGCCCTCCGCGTCGAGGACCGAGTCCAGCATCGAGTCGTGATTGCCCCTGACCGCGACCAGTCGCGCCCCCGTCGCTTCGACTGTCTCGCGGAGCGCCGCCACGGTGTCGGCGACGCCCTCGGGGACCCGGTCGAAGGCGTGTAGCAGGTCGCCGGCGACGACGACTTCCCGGGGGTCGAACGCCGCCAGCAGGTCGGCCAGTCGCTCGGTCATGTCGGCGCGCTCGCCGAGGGGGAGTTCGACCGCCGAGGCGGCGTCGCGGCCGACGTGGAGGTCCGCGACCACCAGCGCGTCCTCGTCGAGGAGGTACACCGCCCTATCGCGGAACTGGGCGTCCATTGACGCGTGGTTGGGGCGCGTCGGTCTTCCGGGTTGCGGTCCACCGGAGGTGTCCGTCCGACGGTCGGAACAGCCCCGGCGAGACCGTCTCGACCTACCGCGCTCACGAGAGGTCGGTGTAGCGGTCGAGGAACGCCTCCCGGGTGAGGACCGCCACGCCCACGAGACCGTCGAGCGCGCGGAGGTGGTAGTCGTCGGAGACCACCGCGTCCGCGGCGGCCGCAACCGCGCATTCGAGAACGGCGTCGTCGGCGGCGTCTTCCGCGGCGTAGATAGGGACCGCGGGTTCGACCACGCGGGCGACGGCGACCACGCGCTCGACCGCCCGCTGGCGGCGCTCGGGCGCGCGGCCGGCCAGCGGCAGGTGGTCGTAGCCGAGGACCGCTGCGAACTCCCGGAGGAGTTCGGGCGAGACCGCCACCTCCGCGACGCCTGACTCGGCGAGCGCGACGCAGAGCGGGGGTTCCTCCGGGAAGGCGAGTTCCGCCACGAGGACGTTGGTGTCGAAGACGACGGTCGGACGCGACACGGCCGAGCGTACGCGCTCGGTGGTCGAAAACCTTGGCGAACGCGGCGGGCCGAAGGCGTCTCGGGCGGTAGCCCCCGCGACCGACCGCCGGGGATTTATGTTCGGCGTGGCCGAACTCCGCACACATGGCCGACGTACTGGAGAACAAACGTACCGCGACCCGATTTCGCATCCTCGCCGAAATCGCCGAGCGCCAACCCGCGGTGAGTCAGGGCGAAATCGCGGAGGCGGTCGGCGTGACCAGTCAAGCCGTCAGCGAGTACATCCGGGCGCTGGTCGAGGACGGACTCGTCGAGAAGGAGGGCCGGTCGCGGTACACCGTCACCAAGGAGGGCGTCGATTGGCTCCTACAGGAGGCGACGGACGTGCGTCGGTACGCCGACCACGTCACCGACGACGTCCTCGGAAACGTGCAGGAGGACGCCGCCATCGCGACCGACGACGTCTCGGAAGGCGACCCCGTGACGCTCTCGCTCCGCGACGGTCTCCTCCACGCGACCCCGGGCGAGGAGGGACCAGCGACCGGCGTCGCCACCACCGACGCGGAGGCGGGCGGGGACGTCGGAGTGACAGGGTTCGAGGGCATCATCGACTTCGACCCGGGCACCGTCACCATATTTCAGGTACCGCCGGTTCGTTCGGGCGGGTCGTCGGTCACCGACGCCGAGACGCTGACCGACGCCTGCGAGTCGGCCGACATCGTCGTCGCCACCGGCGTCGAGGCCGTGGTCGCGCTCCGACGGGCAGACGCCGACCCGGCGACGACGTTCGCCGCGGGCGAAGTGGCCGCCGAGGCGGCGGGCAGGGGTCTCGACGCAGTGGTGGTCTCCACCGCAGACCAAGTGGGTCGGGTCACCGACGCGCTCCGCGACGCCAACGTCGCCTACGAAGTCACGGAACTCGCCTGAACCTACTCGCCGAAGCGTTTCGCCTCCTCTTCGAGGACCGCCTCGTGGTCGGCGATAGCGTCCTCGTGAGCGCGGGTGTCGCTGGCTTCCCGCCCCGAGAGTTCCCGTAGCCGCTCTTCTTTCCCGTAGAGTATCAGGGTGTCCTCGGGCCGTATCTCGGTGTCCGGTTCGGGAGCGCCGACGTACACGTCGTCCCTCCTGATTCCGAGAACGAGGACGCCCTCCGCCGCGAGGTTCAACCGGTCGAGCGTCTCGTCGGCGAGCCAATCGCCCTCGGCGACGTCGATTTCGGCGACGCGATAGTCGCTCTGCAGGCCGAGCAGTCGAGCGTAGTCCCGAACGTCGAGGCTCGTCGTGCGACTCAGCGACTGCTCGATGAGCGGCGTGACGAGTCGGTTGAACCACGAACTGCGCGCGACGAGGACGATAGCCGTCGCGCCCCCGACCACGTAGACCAAACTGCGGAAGTTCTCACCGCCGGAGTTGGTGAACGAGACGATGAGCGACGCCACGGCGCTGATGAGACCCACGCTGCCGAGTCGGATGAGCGCCTTCACCACCTTGCGCCTCCCGGCGGTCGAGACCGCCCGCTCGGCCTCCTCGGTCGTGTACCCCGCCCCGGAGAACGCCGACGTTGCCTGAAACGACGCGACGTCGGGCGAGAGACCGGTCATCCGGAGCGCGACCGAGCCGATACGGATGATGAGCAGCGAGAGCGCGAAGATGACCAGCAGCGAGAGTACTGGATATATCGCCACCATGGCGGGGAGTATCGGCCGAGCGGCAGGTAAACGTGGTCGCCGCCCTAACTCACCCGGTTCTTCGCGGCGGTGTACGCCTCCCGGACCTGCTGGAACTCCTCGCGGTCACCGCCGTGGTCGGGGTGGACCTCCTTGACCTTCCGGCGATAGGCGCTCTTGACCTCCGAGAGCGTCGCACCGTGGGAGACCCCGAGGACCGCGAAGGCGGCCTCGGTCGGGTCCACGTGGTCGTCGTCCTCGGCGAGGTCCGGCGTCTCGAAGGGGAGTCGGTCGCCCAGATGCATGCCGGGCATCTCGTGTTCCACGAGGACCGCGTAGGTCGGCGAGCGCTCGATGCGGAAGTAGGCCCGGGCGTCGAAGGTGATGGCCACGTCACGCTCGGGGAGATAGAACGCGACGTGCTGGCCCTCCACGAAGTGGTCCTCGGCGAACTCCTCGCCGATGGCGGTGAGATACTGCCGGATTTCGACGCGGCGTCGGCCCTCGCCCGCGGTGGAGGTCGCGTTCGACGGCTGGTTGGGGTAGAGTCGCGCCCCCGCGACGAAGATGACGCCGATGATGACCCCGACTGCGACCGAGAGCCAGAGACCGACGACCAGCCATTCGGGTAGCACGCGCGGAGGTACGGGCCATGCGATAAAGAAACTCTCGCCGTTCGTTCCGCGACCGTCGGTCCCGAATCGGGGATAACATTAATGTTCGTCGGCTGAGATTGCCAGAACAGCATGTCACCTCGGTATCGGCTGTAGTAGTATGACAGTTCAGGACCAGACATCGGACCGCGAGGGCGAACTCGAACCCAGCCAGATTCACAACGTCCTCCGGAACGACCGACGCCGACACGTGATTCGGCATCTCCGGGACGAAGGTGGGCCGATTTCGGTGGACACGCTGGCCGAGCACATCGCCGCGGTCGAGACCGGCGAGTCACCGCCGCCCCGCGACGTCCGCAAGAGCGTGTACGTCTCGCTGCACCAGACGCATCTGCCGAAACTCGACGAACTCGGAATCGTGGACTACGACCAGCGCGAACAGGTGCTCGAACTCCGAGACCGCGCCGAGGAGGTCGAAGTGTACATGGAGGTCGTCTCCGAGGACAACATCTCTTGGGCGACGTACTATCTCGGGGTAAGTCTCCTCGGAATCGTCACCCTTCTCGCGGTCCACTTCGATTTCCTTTTCGTCTCCACGTTCGGCGTCGCGTTCTGGTCGTGGTACTTCTTCGTTCTCGTGGGACTGTCGGCGACCTATCACTGGTACACCGAGCGAAAACAACGAGTGGTCGGGTAGCGAAAACGAGTCGTTCCACTTGCGAGACACCGTCGATAGCGGCCCCGATGAACGACGAACGACGTGAGAGCAGACGTTAGCCGATGTACCGGAGGTTCTCGTCGGTCGGCATCCCGGACTGCTGGTTCTCCATCTCCTGAATCTTGTTCGCCACGTCCTCCATGTCGTCGGCGCGCTCCTCCAGCGAGTCGTACTCGACCTCGAAGCCGAGGACGTCCTCCAGCACTTCGAGGACCGCTCGTGCGCTCTTGGGGTCGACGAGGTAACCGCTGGTCTCGCCCATCAGACAGGTCGCTCGGAGGTCCCGGCGCTCGCCCAGACCGAGCAGGAGACCGCTAGTACCGACGATGCCGCCGGCCGGTTCGTCCTCGCGGAACTCGACTCCGGCGTCTTCGAGTTCCTCGACGAACTCGGTGTCGGTGGCCGCGCCGACGACGGCGTACTCGTCCATGAGTTCGCCCGTCGGGACGCCGCCGAGCGCGTAGACCGTCTCGACGCCGAACGCCTCGGCCACGTCGAGGAAGGCGTCGGTGAGTCGATAGTGGCCCGCGTTGTCGCTGGCCTGATTGTCGCCCGTCAGAATCAGCAGGTCGCGGTCGTCGAGTTCGACCGCGTGAATCTCGGCGCAGGCGAGTTCGGTCGTCCCGTCGTCGGAGACGGTGACCTGCGGCGGGAAGTGTTCGGAGTAGACGCGCCGAACCAACTCGCTTTCCTTCTCTTCGAGGAGGTGTTCGACCGCGAGCTTGCCGACGTGACCGACGCCGGGAAGCCCTTCTACGAGAACCGGGTCCCGGAGGTCGGGGTCGGCGACCGTCTCGATGTCGAGTTCGTCCATATGGCTTATTCGCGGGCGCGCTGCTTAAGTGCCCGTCGGTACTCACCGTACGGGTCCTCGGGGTTGAAGGGCGCGGGCGCGCTGTTGACGGCCTCGGCTCCGCAGTCGGGACACGTCTCAGAAAGGGTGTAGACCGGACGAGCGTGACGGTCTCGCCACGCCGAGCAGACGCGGATGTCGGATTTCATTGTTTGGGCGGGTCGGCGGGTGGCGTTCGGAGAGTCACTCGTCTTCGGTCTGGCGTTCGCGGTGGAACGACCCCGTGCCGCCGACCGACTCGATGGCGGACTCGGCGCGGGCCGCGCTCTCTTCGAGTTGGGACTCGGCGGTCTTGTAGTTGGGCGCTCGAACCCGAATCCGGTACTCGGGCGCACCCACGTAGGTCACGTCGAGTTCCACCTCTTCGGGGATGTCGCCGTTTCCTTCCGCGGCCTGCAGCGCCTCTTTGATGTCGTCGACGCCGCTTTCGGACGGGCTTTCGAGGTCCACGTAGCCCGTGACGGTGACGTAGGGCACCGAGACGTTCTCGCGGGCGGTATCGACGATTTGCTCTATCTCCTCGTCGGTGAGGTCGGTCGATTCGAGCGCTTCGGGACCGTGAATAGCGGCTTGCTCGAATCCGCCGTAGAGACCGCCGAACTCCGCGAGCATCGCGTTGGCGACGTGGGCGTACTTGTCGTCGTCCACGTCTTCGCCGAAGGCCAGTTCCATCCAGTTGTCTGCCTTCTGCTCGTTCTTCCACTCCTGAATCTTCTCGGAGTGCTGGTGGTCGTTGACGTCTTTGAGCGAGAGGTCGATTTGCTGGGCGCTCTCGTCTACGTCAAGCACCTTGCAGACGACCGTCTGGCCCTCGTTGACGTGGTCGCGGATGTTCTTAATCCATCCGCTGGCGACTTCGCTGACGTGGATGAGACCGCGCTTGCCCTCGTACTCCGAGAGGTCCACGAACACGCCGAAGTCCTCTATCTCGTCTATCTTCCCGACGACGAGTTCGCCGGGTTCGGGCCAGCCGCTGTACTTCATCGCGCTTCTACCGTCTCGGTCACTTCGCCTTCGAATTCGGCGTCGCCGCCGGTCGGCCGTGCGAGCGTCGCGCCGCAGACGGCGCAGGCGACCTCGGTCGCGGCCTTGCCGAAGACGGTCTGTTCGTTGTCACAGTCCGGGCACTGAACGGTGTAAAAGTTTCCTGCCATGGGTTAGTCCTCCAGTTCGAGTCGGCCGCGCGCCATCCCTCGCGGAGGTGGGCCTTGCCGCATTCGCTGCAGCGGTACTTCAGGTCGGTCTTCTTCGTGGGTTTGTCGCCACCGGGCACCTTGGAGAACCGGCCGCGGTTCCCGATACCCTTCGAGCCTTCGCGCTGCTTGCGCTGGTCCCACTTCATTCCGGTCGAACGACCGGTTCGGACCTTCTGGACTTCGTGTTCTTCGTGAGCCTTACAGTGCGGGCAGTACGTGTTGAAGCGGCGTGGCATCTGCATAGATATCTACCTTGGCGTGACGTAGGGCCACGGGGCTTAAAACCCGTTTGGTTCACAATCGCCGTCGGCGACCGGAGCGGGTCGCCGGTGACTCTCTGTACGAACCGGGGGCCATCCGTACCGAACCTCGTCTACACGACCGGCCGCGTCCGCGCGACTCCCTTCGTGCGACTCCCGAGACAGTTTTACTTTCACCATGGGTGGGGCGATTTTAAGTCGTCTCTCCTCGTACAATTGGGTAACGACCGCGGAACGGCGGAAGTGGTGGTGTGACCAACTGCCCCGCCCGACTGCGGTCGTCGGAGGAGACTATGCAAGTCCGAAAGAGACTCGAAAGCGCGGAACGGGAGAGAACGGGGTCGCCCGGACGCCTGCAGGGCAGGCGGCGGGGAGGTGGACGATGACCGGCGTCGTCGAGTTGCTGGCCTCGGCGGAGTCGAGTGCGCCGATTCA encodes:
- a CDS encoding TrkA C-terminal domain-containing protein — translated: MVAIYPVLSLLVIFALSLLIIRIGSVALRMTGLSPDVASFQATSAFSGAGYTTEEAERAVSTAGRRKVVKALIRLGSVGLISAVASLIVSFTNSGGENFRSLVYVVGGATAIVLVARSSWFNRLVTPLIEQSLSRTTSLDVRDYARLLGLQSDYRVAEIDVAEGDWLADETLDRLNLAAEGVLVLGIRRDDVYVGAPEPDTEIRPEDTLILYGKEERLRELSGREASDTRAHEDAIADHEAVLEEEAKRFGE
- a CDS encoding RNA-protein complex protein Nop10; the protein is MKSDIRVCSAWRDRHARPVYTLSETCPDCGAEAVNSAPAPFNPEDPYGEYRRALKQRARE
- a CDS encoding metallophosphoesterase; amino-acid sequence: MDAQFRDRAVYLLDEDALVVADLHVGRDAASAVELPLGERADMTERLADLLAAFDPREVVVAGDLLHAFDRVPEGVADTVAALRETVEATGARLVAVRGNHDSMLDSVLDAEGIAPRDEYRVGDTVVHHGHAEPAAEAARYVVGHDHPAIEIEGKRHPCLLFGPETFRGADVVVLPAFNRLAPGTTVNGMRARDFQTPVVTDADALRPVVWDDESEETLSFPPLGEFRRLL
- a CDS encoding putative toxin-antitoxin system toxin component, PIN family: MSRPTVVFDTNVLVAELAFPEEPPLCVALAESGVAEVAVSPELLREFAAVLGYDHLPLAGRAPERRQRAVERVVAVARVVEPAVPIYAAEDAADDAVLECAVAAAADAVVSDDYHLRALDGLVGVAVLTREAFLDRYTDLS
- a CDS encoding translation initiation factor IF-2 subunit alpha gives rise to the protein MKYSGWPEPGELVVGKIDEIEDFGVFVDLSEYEGKRGLIHVSEVASGWIKNIRDHVNEGQTVVCKVLDVDESAQQIDLSLKDVNDHQHSEKIQEWKNEQKADNWMELAFGEDVDDDKYAHVANAMLAEFGGLYGGFEQAAIHGPEALESTDLTDEEIEQIVDTARENVSVPYVTVTGYVDLESPSESGVDDIKEALQAAEGNGDIPEEVELDVTYVGAPEYRIRVRAPNYKTAESQLEESAARAESAIESVGGTGSFHRERQTEDE
- a CDS encoding J domain-containing protein, which codes for MLPEWLVVGLWLSVAVGVIIGVIFVAGARLYPNQPSNATSTAGEGRRRVEIRQYLTAIGEEFAEDHFVEGQHVAFYLPERDVAITFDARAYFRIERSPTYAVLVEHEMPGMHLGDRLPFETPDLAEDDDHVDPTEAAFAVLGVSHGATLSEVKSAYRRKVKEVHPDHGGDREEFQQVREAYTAAKNRVS
- a CDS encoding 30S ribosomal protein S27e codes for the protein MAGNFYTVQCPDCDNEQTVFGKAATEVACAVCGATLARPTGGDAEFEGEVTETVEAR
- a CDS encoding proteasome assembly chaperone family protein; the protein is MDELDIETVADPDLRDPVLVEGLPGVGHVGKLAVEHLLEEKESELVRRVYSEHFPPQVTVSDDGTTELACAEIHAVELDDRDLLILTGDNQASDNAGHYRLTDAFLDVAEAFGVETVYALGGVPTGELMDEYAVVGAATDTEFVEELEDAGVEFREDEPAGGIVGTSGLLLGLGERRDLRATCLMGETSGYLVDPKSARAVLEVLEDVLGFEVEYDSLEERADDMEDVANKIQEMENQQSGMPTDENLRYIG
- a CDS encoding winged helix-turn-helix transcriptional regulator, whose amino-acid sequence is MADVLENKRTATRFRILAEIAERQPAVSQGEIAEAVGVTSQAVSEYIRALVEDGLVEKEGRSRYTVTKEGVDWLLQEATDVRRYADHVTDDVLGNVQEDAAIATDDVSEGDPVTLSLRDGLLHATPGEEGPATGVATTDAEAGGDVGVTGFEGIIDFDPGTVTIFQVPPVRSGGSSVTDAETLTDACESADIVVATGVEAVVALRRADADPATTFAAGEVAAEAAGRGLDAVVVSTADQVGRVTDALRDANVAYEVTELA